The bacterium genomic sequence GAACCTATTGGTTGTATCTTTGTTCCAGATTCATCTTTAAGCTCTATGTTATAAACAGCTTCTATAAACTGAATGCCTTGTGGAGGAGTGGCTGTTGTTGATGTAGCAATATGAACAGTTGCATTTGTTGTTCCAAGGGTTTGCGGGCCAAATACTATCTCTACCCCCGGGATTGTAACTGTCCCTCCCTGTTGGGCATCTACAAAAACTGTAATTGTGGCTGATTTCTTTATAGCTCCATAATAGACAGTGATTATATCTAAACCATTATTTGGGGAAATGGTAATCGCCGCTGTCCCTGTCCAGATACCATTGGTTAAATTAATCTGGTCAGGAATAATAGATTGTGTCGTATTGGTCATGACCATCTGTCCTGTGTAGGGATTTCCATCGCTATCGGTTAAAGTGACAGTTAATGTAAATGGAGCATAAGTTGTGGTCATTGTTTGAAAGACATTCAGGGTAAGATTGGTAAATGCACCTGATGTAACAACCACTGTGGCTGTTCCTATTATCCCGTTTGTTGTCCCTGTTATTGTCCATGTGCCTACCTCTTTGGGGTTATAAACATTATTGGTAAATGTGCCTTTTTCAGCAGAGAATGTTGTTTCTGAGGTAACTGTCCAGGTATTGCCATCAGAATCACTGGCAATGGCAGTAAAGGTAGCAAATTCATCGGCAGTAAGACTGATGGTTAATGGGTGAAGGTTGATGGCGGTTACTGTGCCATGTTTAATGGTTATTGTCATTGTATCTGTATGTAAGCCATCCGTGGCGGTGATGGTGCCACTGCCTACACTTGTTGGGGCAAAGACCGTGGATGTGCCGTAAGCAGGACTGCAGGTACCAATTCCACCCTGGACAGACCAGGTGCCAAAAACCTCCCCTATTAAATTCCAATTTCCATCATATCCCTTAAGACAGAGAATTAATGTTTCATCTGTGGTTATTGTGGCTGTTGCACCTATTATCCTGATGTTTGCCAGCGGACCTGTGGGTATTCCAAAAAGTTCATTGGATTTATCTCCCTCATTTCCTGCCTGGTCATAAGCAGAGATAGCCATATAGTAGCAAATGCCATTGGTTAAATTGCCTAATGTGTATGTTGTTGCAATTGTGCCCGTGTTCTGGATTGAGGTGTATGTGCCTGATTCTGTGCCGTAGTGGATCTTGTAGCCAACTAAGTTTGTATCTGTGCCTGGTGTCCAAATAAGATTGAGTTTGCCATCCAGAACACCGTTGGTAATAGAAACTAAAGTTGGTGTTTGTGGTTTTGTGTTATCAATAGTTATGGGATAGGGAATCGTTGAGGTCGCTCTATTGCCAACATGGTCTATGGCCACACAAAAAAGGTCATAGATACCATCCAGATAATTAGTGGTGATAAGATTTGAGGTTGTTGTGCCCGGGATACCCGCAGATATATCTGTTTCCAGGAGACAATCAGTCTTTGTTCCAACCCATAATTCCATTTTATCTATCCCTGATTCATTATCCTGTGCCTGAGCTTTTATCGTTACTGTGCCGGCAAGGAATGTATTTGAAGCTGGTTCAATAATATTAGCTATTATCGGTGGAAATGATAGTCTTTGTAGTGGTGCAGGTGAGTCATTGGCCGTATCTATTATCTTAGAAAAAATGCCTGCCCCAGCCCCCTCACCAAAAATAAAAAGATTATCTCCCCAGAGCGAATAGGCAAATAAACCATTATGGTCCTGGGTTCTGATATTAACCAGCTCTATGTTCCAAATCCCATTTAAATCCACTAATGTAGAGGCATAAGCAGAACTGCCGGTATTTCCCTGGCCATCATTGTCTTGAAGTTGAATATAGATAATCGCTCCTTCCGCGTTAGTCGTTCCATTCTCATAAGTAACTGTTCCCCAGGCAACATCACTTCCAGAAGGAATTGTTGATGTCGCGGTAATGATAGAATAATGTTTACCATTATTATTGTCTATACTCTCTCCACTTATAATATCATAGTAATAAGTTGTCAGCGGTATTAGTTTTGTGATGGTGATATGATGTGTATAGCTTAAAGTCATACTTCCTCTATCATCATAAGCGCTCCTTACGAGAGTAGTAGTCGTGCCATAGTTAATCTGGCCAATAGTCGATGTAGCGGTAATCCACGAGATAGTAAATTGTGTATCGCGCAGATTAGTTATCCTCATCTTTTGAGGCGTAGTATTTGCCTGAGCCTCAAAATTCCCCAGAATAATCAATATCCAGAGTGTTAGACTTATTTTTTTTCCCATAATTACCTCCCTAAAATTATATCCGGTGCTGGTGAATCATCATAAGTACTCACTATTTGCTCAGAATTACCTTCATTACCACCTTCTACATAAATGTAAAGTTTATCCATAACATTAGAGTATTTGAACAGATTTTTTAGATTAGCCTCTCTGATGTTGACCAGCTCCATTGACCAATAACCATTTTCATCTACTAATGTTGATACTAATTGAGAATCGCCTTTGCTATCCAACCCATCAATATCTTTTAGCCTGAGATAGCATATCCCCCCTTTATTCAAGGGATTTCCTGGTTCTTTGAATACCTGTCCATAGGCAACATCAGAACCTACGGGCAATATTGAGATTCCGGTAGTGACACTACTCATCTCCATAGTTAGTGTCCCACTGATAATTTGATAAAAGTAAGTTGTCTGCGGTGTAAGTTTGATAATGGTGACATAATGTATGCTACTCAAGGATTGACTGCCCTCGTCATCATAGCCGGTTTCTCCTAAAGCAGAATATGTCCCATAATTAACCCTGCCTATTTCTGGCACATCAGTTATCCAGGAAATGGTAAACTGTGTATCTCTAATATTACTTACTTTCACCTTTTGAGGGGTAGCTCCGTAGCTCTCTAAATTAGTCAATAAAAGAAATATTCCTATAATTAAACTTATTCCTCTCATTCATTATCACCATCCTTTAACCGATTACCTAATTGCCTTCTCGTTATAGCCAATTATATTTCTGGTGATATCCAAAAATATATTAAGTTTACCAAAACTACTGCCTGAGGCAATTATTGTATTTCCTGCTTTAATTGGTTTGTTATTAGTTTCAGAGGGAATAATAATGTCTATTCCCTCTACTTCTTGACTTAATCTTTTCGCCTCTTCCAGACTTAGCTCTGTTATCAGAACAATGATGTCGCTTTTGGGTTTTAATTCTAAGAGATATTTATTGGTTAACTCTGGTGTAGGATTTAGTAAGGCTAATATGCCGACATTAAGCTTCTTAAAATCTTCAATCACATACGGACTTACCTGATTTGAATGGATAATAGGGAAGTTTGATTGCTTAACTAATTCCATCCCCATTTCACTTTTATCATTCTTCACAAATAGGGCATTGCATTTAATTTTATTCAAATTCTCAATCTTCTTATCAATTTGTTCTTCAAGTAATTTCATCATAGCAATTTTTAATATTGCCTTCCCATTTCCACTTTCTCCTGCCTGACTAATCACCTTTTCTATTTCATCAATGTTATCCAGCTCATCTTTTAAATAGAAAATCACCAGGCGATTAATTGGTTTAATATATTCACTTTTAACCAGACGAACTTCAATGGGCATCCTGGATATATCGTCGTTTTGATTCTGAAAACTCCTCTCTTCCTCAATATAGCCTGTAATGGTAATATCCAGTTTAGGATTTTGGGGGTCATTAGATTCTATCTGGACAGTTTTTTCTACTCTATTTATAAATCCAGCCGACTCAAANNNNNNNNNNNNNNNNNNNNNNNNNNNNNNNNNNNNNNNNNNNNNNNNNNNNNNNNNNNNNNNNNNNNNNNNNNNNNNNNNNNNNNNNNNNNNNNNNNNNGTCATTGAGGAGTTGTAACCATATAATGTTGCCCCTGGTTATCATCAACTACCCCATCGCATATAATGTCATAATAATAGATAGTCTCAGGTTCTAAATTAGTAATAGTTACCTGGTGGTCATAATTTTCCGTATGTTCATAGATGATATTACCCAGAGCCGTAGTTGTGCCATAGTGAATCTCGCCAACTACCGCCATAGCTGTTTTCCATGACACTGTAAATTGTGTTTGTTGAAGGTTAATTACCTTAATTTGGTTAGGGGAGTAGTTGCTACTTTTAGTCGCATAAACAAAATATCCCTCTCCCTCGCTAATACCAAAATTCCCAAATGGGAGATTGATGACATAAGTTTTCCAGCCACTCCCATCCCAACTCTGAATTCGGTCACAAACACCCTGCTGATTGTTTATATCATTTCCCATATCTTTTGCCGTGTCTATCAAACCAACAACATAAACCGGGATGCCAATCAAATTCCAACCTGGATTAATTTCAAAATTAAATGTATGAATAGGCACGCCAGTTACCTGCCAGGTGCTATAGTTTTTATTTAAGACAAAATAGCCTTTTCCTGATTCAATATTAAAATCACCAAATGGTGTATTAGCCAGATATGTTTTCCAGCCACTCCCGTCCCAACTCTGAATTCGGTCAACTTGTGCTCCTTGAGTATCCATTTCCGAGGCCAAACTTTTGGCCGTATAAGTTGATAAGGGCTTTAGTGGTAGTGCTATCAAATTCCACCCCGGATAAATAGAAACTTGAGTTTGTGTTCCGGGTGAAGGTTCGGTGAGGAATGAATAAGTCTTTTCGAAGGTATTAGTGGCCATATCAGAGGCGGCAATAGTCACATTTACAATCTCAGAATAGTTAAAGTCAAACGGTGGGTCATAAATTAGAGTGTAGTCTTGCGGAATTCCGCTGACGAACGGGTAAACGACTGAACCTCCAACTTTCATTACGATTGATGACTGTTTCACCCCACTAACCGCATCCTTGATATGAACGATTATATTGGTATTCACCGGCACATCAACGGCATTGGGTGCTGGATTATGTTCAGAACTAAATGGAGGGATAGTATCTACCTGCACATTTACCACTGAACTTTGTGGACTGAAATTTTCGCTGGCATCCTTTAATTTTGCCGTCAGAGAGTAAGAGCCATCGGTAAGGTTAATTATGGCTGTCCAGGTACCTGCCAAACTGACACTACCAACCGCTACTTGCTGGTCATTAGCATAAAGGAAATATGTTGTTCCACTCCCACCTGTGCCTTGCACTTCAAAGGGAACAGTGTTGATTATCGCCCCATCTGTTGGTGAGGTAATTGTTGGTGTTCCGGGTGGAATAGAGAGTTGTATGGTTATTTCATGGCTTCTTGTTCCATAGTTATATGCTTGATCGCGAAGTCTATAATATATGGTATGAAAGCCTTCCGCAAGTGTAACCGTCTCTGTCCAGTTACTTGAACAAGACCCACTCTTCCATAGATTGTTGTCTATATATAAGACCCAAAAACTATCTGACTCTCCTGTGCCACTAATGTCAAAGGTAGCAGTTTTAATTATCTCGCCATCCGCAGGTGAGATAATAGTTGGTGTGCCAGAAGGAGGTATTGTATCTATTTCTATCGTTATGCCTGGGCTTTGTGAACTACTATTTCCAGCCATATCTAAAACTTTAGCCATCAGGGTATATGTGCCATCTTTAAGAGTAAGTCTGCCTCCCCATTTACCTTGAGATGTGACACTACCGAAGGCTGTCAGGCTACCATTTACATAAAGGTTGAATATGGTATTTAATTCTGCCGTTCCATCAACATAGAAAGAAGAAGTAATACCAATCAACTCCCCATCTTTGGGTGAGGTAATAGTGGGTGGATTTGGTGGAGTGGTATCTACTATCACCGTTACCTGTGGGCTTTGTGGGCTTTGATTACCCACCCAATCTTCAACTATCACCGTTAAACTGTAAGTCCCTTCTGCTAATGTAACCGTAGTTTGCCAGGTGCCGTTGTTTAAAACATTGCTGGTAATCGTTGGGCTGCCGTTTACATAAAGTGTATAACTGGTATCGGCTTCCGCACTGCCCGCTACTCCAATGGTAGATGTACCTATTACCGCACCCTCCGAAGGTAAAGTGATACTCGGTGTACCTGGCGGGCTGGTCTCTACCTTTATTGCAGTCGGCAAACTCTCCGGACTATGGTTACCTGCCTTGTCTTTAACTATGCAAGTCAAATCGTACGGACCATCAGACAGGGTAATACTTACCTGCCAGCTTCCTGTTATTGAAACACTACCGGTAGCAGATAGGCTGCCATTGGCATAAAGGATGAAGGTGCTTTCGGCTTCCCCTGTCCCCTGCACCTCAAAGTTTGCTGTGCCTATGACCGCATTATTTGCCGGTGTGGTAATAATCGGTATATCCGGTGGCACAGTATCTATTTTTACCTCAACCATTGTGCTTTGTGGGCTTGGGTTGCCTGCCCGGTCTTCTACCATTGACTTCAGAGTATAACTGCCGTCAGTCAGGGTAAGCATTCGCCGCCAGGTGCCAGCAGATGTGACTGTAGTCGTCCCCACCGAGACACCATTGACATAAACCGTGCACATGGCGTTAGATTCACCCGTCCCGGTTACTCCAAAGGTAAGAGTGCCTATCGCCGCCCCAGCCACAGGGAAAGTAATAGTTGGGGTAGCCGGCCCCACAGTATCTATCTCTATCAAAGCAGGTTGGCTTTGTGGGCTGGTATTACCTGCTCGGTCTCTAACTTTTACGCTCAGGCTGTATGTGCCATCTGCAAGGGTAAGTAAAGTTTGCCAGATACCATTGGCTAAAACTGCGCCA encodes the following:
- a CDS encoding fibronectin type III domain-containing protein, translated to MGKKISLTLWILIILGNFEAQANTTPQKMRITNLRDTQFTISWITATSTIGQINYGTTTTLVRSAYDDRGSMTLSYTHHITITKLIPLTTYYYDIISGESIDNNNGKHYSIITATSTIPSGSDVAWGTVTYENGTTNAEGAIIYIQLQDNDGQGNTGSSAYASTLVDLNGIWNIELVNIRTQDHNGLFAYSLWGDNLFIFGEGAGAGIFSKIIDTANDSPAPLQRLSFPPIIANIIEPASNTFLAGTVTIKAQAQDNESGIDKMELWVGTKTDCLLETDISAGIPGTTTSNLITTNYLDGIYDLFCVAIDHVGNRATSTIPYPITIDNTKPQTPTLVSITNGVLDGKLNLIWTPGTDTNLVGYKIHYGTESGTYTSIQNTGTIATTYTLGNLTNGICYYMAISAYDQAGNEGDKSNELFGIPTGPLANIRIIGATATITTDETLILCLKGYDGNWNLIGEVFGTWSVQGGIGTCSPAYGTSTVFAPTSVGSGTITATDGLHTDTMTITIKHGTVTAINLHPLTISLTADEFATFTAIASDSDGNTWTVTSETTFSAEKGTFTNNVYNPKEVGTWTITGTTNGIIGTATVVVTSGAFTNLTLNVFQTMTTTYAPFTLTVTLTDSDGNPYTGQMVMTNTTQSIIPDQINLTNGIWTGTAAITISPNNGLDIITVYYGAIKKSATITVFVDAQQGGTVTIPGVEIVFGPQTLGTTNATVHIATSTTATPPQGIQFIEAVYNIELKDESGTKIQPIGSVTLRFDYPDNPKPGDGWIDGTNIREENLVIYHWNNITWTALTTYHHGTENYVWTYISHFSTFTVGGTPT
- a CDS encoding fibronectin type III domain-containing protein; this encodes MRGISLIIGIFLLLTNLESYGATPQKVKVSNIRDTQFTISWITDVPEIGRVNYGTYSALGETGYDDEGSQSLSSIHYVTIIKLTPQTTYFYQIISGTLTMEMSSVTTGISILPVGSDVAYGQVFKEPGNPLNKGGICYLRLKDIDGLDSKGDSQLVSTLVDENGYWSMELVNIREANLKNLFKYSNVMDKLYIYVEGGNEGNSEQIVSTYDDSPAPDIILGR